AAATGGCCCACACGCAAAAATCTACGCAAGGGTTAGTGAATCTTGAGCATACACAAGTCGAACGCGACCAATTTACCCCAGTGAATCACACCGGGTTTTATGGAGGCCATTTCGTTTAAGTCAGGCCGCCAATGGTCTGACCGGATTGTTGCTGGTAGAAGTTTGCCTCGGCTTATGCCGGTGGTATATACCCAATCGAACTCAGCAACCGCTGGCGGTTGTACCAGTGAACCCATTTCTAAGTGGCGATTTCCACTGCTTCGCGACTAGGCCAGGACTGCCGATAAATCAGCTCCGCTTTGTATAACCCGTTGATGGTTTCAGCCAAAGCGTTGTCATAGCTATCGCCTTTGCCTCCAGAGGGATCTATGCCTGCCTCAGCGAGACGCTCGGTGTATCGGATGGAGACGTATTGGCTACCCCTGTCGCTATGGTGTATCAGGCCGTCCATGCGGCTCGGCTGTCGAGCGTGCAGCGCTTGCTCCAGGGCATCCAGAACGAAGTCTGTTCGCATGCTGTTGCTCACCCGCCAGCCAACGATTCGCCGGGCAAAGACATCGATCACGAAGGCGACGTAGAGTCAGCCTTGCCACGTTGAAACATAAGTAAAGTCGGACACCCATAGCTGATTGGGTCGATCCGCATGGAACTGGCGTTGGACCCTATCCAGCGGACAAATCGCGTTCTCATTCGGGATGGTGGTGCGGATCACATGACCGTGACGAACGCCCTGCAGGCCCAGCTGACGCATCAGCCGCTGTACCGTGCATCGAGCAATATCAATGCCCTCCCGCTTGAGTTGCTTCCAGACTTTCACGACGCCATAGCACTGCATATTCTCATCCCAGACGCGTTGGATTTCATCGCTCAACAGCTCGTCCTGCTTGGCACGGGCGCTTCGCAGTTCGGGTTGACGGGCTTTGGCGGCATGCAGGTAGTAACCGGACGGAGCGATCTGGGTAACGCGACAGATCGACTCCGTAGCGGTCACGGTACTCGTCAACGAAGGCGTTCAGGGTTTGTTGCGGCGCCGGGGTGCCGGCCAGACTAGCTCCCAGGCGATCGGTCCGGGAGTCGGGGGCGAGGACTATGCATCTGTAATGTTTGCCTTGCCATGAAGTGTCTCGGCTCAATGTACCGTTTTGGTAGAGCGCTCGTCGTAACTGGGTATAGCTTAAAGCCGAACCACCTCAATCAAAATGATCGCTGACCGCCGTACCGGATTGGCCTCCGAAGTTTCACTCTCCCCCCAAACGCCTGATCCCCCCGGGCGTACTTCCCCAATGACGCCGAAAGGCATGAGTCAGCGCACTCTGGCTGGAAAAGCCCACCTGCTCGGCAATGCAGCCGGGGGCCAGGCGGGTTTCCAGTAAAAGATCACGGGCGCGCTCCAGACGAGCCTGCAGTAAATAATGGGCAGGGGTTGTACCTGTGGCCTGTCTGAACAGCTGGTGAAAGTGTCCGGTACTGACACACGCCACCTGTGCCAACTGCTCCACCGTCAAAGGTTCGGCCAGGTGCTGCTGAATATAGTTATCCAGTTGCAGCAGATTCAGACGCTGCGACACCGCAGGCAGACGCGGCGTGTGATCGAAAAGGCGTTGATGCAGACTGGAAATGATGACCTGGGCCATACCCTCTGCCGCCAATGTGGACCCCTGCCACAGGCTTTCTTCCTGATCGATAAAACTCAGCAGCAGGCGCAGGCTGGCGTCGGCCGTGAAATAGCGCGGCCGGTCAAACAGGCGCTCCAGTTCGGCAGAGTCGGGGTTGTAGTGATCCAGCACCACATGGCGATTATCCCCAGTGCCTTCATAGAAGTGCACCTCACCCGCAGGCACCAGACAGCCATGCATGGCATCCACACGCCCGCCGTGGCCGGCGATCTCGAATTCAGCCTGGCCGGACAGGGCAATGACCATCTGATGCCATGGGTGGTCATGGTGCACGCCGCTGGTCGGCAGCGTGCAATGACGGATGATAGCCTGCATACCAGCTCCTTTTCCGCGAGATCGGTAACAATCAACTATAGTGAGGCCAGACGCATTTGGACACAATCAAGGGCATTGGGGCGCCTCATCCTTCTGAACCTCAAACAAAAACTACCGAGTTCTGATCAAGACTTTGCTCGCCGCTTGCGACCACACTGCGGATCAAATCAAAAAACAGAAGGTGCGCCATGCCTTTACCTCACCCGCTGTACGATCAGAATACCCAACATCACAGCACAGCTGACGAGTTGCTGCATCCGGATCTGGAGCAGCAGAACCTGCAGCAACTGGCCCAAAAGGCCAGCCAGTATTACATGGTGGATGAAGACACCCTGATGCCCGAGCTGATCCAGCTGCTCGATCATCAGCCAGCCCACATTAAGCAACTGCACCAGAGCACGGCGGTTCTGGTCCAGCGGGTACGCAGCCAGGGTGATGCCGTCGACAGCCTGGATCAACTACTGCAGCAGTACAGCCTCGACACCCAGGAAGGCGTACTGCTGATGTGTCTGGCCGAAGCGCTGCTGCGCATTCCTGACTCACGTACCGCAGAAGCACTGATTCGCGACAAGCTGTCGGTGGCTGACTGGAAAAGCCATCTGGGGCAGAGCGACTCGCTGCTGGTCAATGCCTCCACCTGGGGGCTGATACTGACCAAGGGGCTGGTGAAGATGGACCCGCGCGACGACCAGCCGGTGCCGGTCCTCAATCGTCTGGTCAGCCGCCTGGGTGAACCGGTGGTGCGTCAGGTCATGTCCCATGCCATGAAGCTGATGGGGCACCAGTTCGTACTCGGACGCAACCTGCCCGAGGCGCTGAACAACGGCAAATCCCTGTTCAAACAGGGCTACACCTATTCCTTCGACATGCTTGGCGAAGCGGCCCGCACCCGTGAGGATGCCCAGCGTTATTTCGCTGCCTATCTGGATGCCATCGAGCGCGTCGGCCAGGCCAATGCCAAGGCCACTGCCGGCGCTGCGGCACCTTCCATTTCGATCAAATTGTCGGCCCTGCACCCGCGTTATGAGCGCAGCCAGCGTGAGCGGGTATTGAAAGAACTCGGCGCCACCTTGGCCCAGCTGGTGACCCGCGCTCGTGAGCTGGATGTGGCGATCACCCTGGACGCCGAAGAGGCGGACCGGCTGGAGCTGTCTCTGGAGCTGCTGGAGCAGGTCTACCGTCAGCAGGCCAAGGGCTGGGGCAAGCTGGGGCTGGTGGTGCAGGCCTATTCCAAGCGCGCCTTGCCGGTACTGCACTGGCTGACCAAACTGGCCGCCGAACAGGGTGACGAGATTCCGGTGCGCCTGGTCAAGGGCGCCTACTGGGATACCGAAATCAAGCTGGCGCAGATTGAAGGGCTGCCCAACTACCCGGTATTTACCCGCAAGGCCAATACCGACATCGCCTATCTGGCCTGTGCCCGCTACCTGCTCGCGGACATCAACCGGGGCCGCCTGTTTCCCCAGTTCGCCACTCATAATGCCCACACTATCATCTGCCTGCTCGCCATGGCCGGTGATCGACCGATCGAGTTTCAGCGGCTGCACGGCATGGGCGAGGCGCTCTACAAACAGGCGCTGCAACTGGCGCCAGCTGGGAGCTACTGCCGCATCTATGCGCCCGTGGGGGCGCACAAGGATCTGCTGCCCTATCTGGTGCGCCGCTTGCTGGAAAATGGGGCCAACTCGTCCTTCGTGCACCAGTTGGTTGATGAAGACGTACCTGTGGCCCAGCTGTGCCGCCACCCGCTGGAAGCCCTGGCCGGCAAGGCAAACTACCGCAATACCGCGATTCCTCTGCCCCACGATCTTTATGGCCCGCAGCGCCCGAATGCCAAGGGGCTTAACCTGATGATCAACAGCCAGCTCGAACCTCTGCTCCAGGCCATGCAACCCTGGAATCAACATCAGTGGCAGGGCGGACCTTTACTGGCTGCTGCCATCAACGCCGCGCCGGGGCCAACTCAGGCGGTCACCAGTCCCTTTGATCGGCAACAGCAGGTGGGGCAGATCCAGTGGACCAGCCCTGAACAGGTGCCCCAGGCGCTGGACGCCGCGGTCTTGGCCTTTCCGCGCTGGAATGCAGTTGCGGTGACCGAACGTGCCGCCTGTCTGCGCCGCTTGGCCGACTTGCTGGAGATGCATTTTGCCGAGCTGATGGCGCTCTGTGCCCGTGAAGCCGGCAAACAGCTCAAAGACGGGATCGCCGAGATCCGTGAGGCGGTGGACTTCTGCCGCTACTATGCCGATCAGGCCGAGCAGAAGATGGGCCAGCCCACTCTGCTGCCCGGCCCTACCGGTGAATCCAATGAGCTCTACCTCACCGGCAAGGGCGTGTTCGTCGCCATCAGCCCGTGGAACTTCCCAGTGGCGATCTTTCTCGGGCAGATATCGGCAGCCGTGGCGGCGGGCAATGCGGTACTGGCCAAACCCGCCGAACAGACCTCACTGGCGGCCCACCGCTGCATCGAGTTGATGCATGAAGCCGGCGTGCCCCGTGATGTATTGCAACTGCTGCCCGGCTCCGGCAAGGAGCTCGGCCCCCTGCTCACCAGTGACCCGCGAGTGGTCGGGGTAGTGTTTACCGGCTCCACCGGCACCGCCCAACAGATCAATCTCGGCCTGGCCCAACGCGAGTCTGGCCCGCTGGCCACGCTGGTGGCCGAAACCGGCGGCCAGAACGCCATGCTGGTCGACTCCACCGCCCTGCCGGAACAGGTGGTGGCGGACGTGCTGGAGTCCTCCTTTGCCAGCGCCGGGCAGCGTTGCTCCGCCCTGCGGGTGCTGTTCCTGCAGGACGATATCGCCGACAAGGTAGAAGAACTGCTGGCCGGCGCCATGCAGGAACTGAAACTGGGTGATCCGCGCGAGCTGGCCACCGATGTCGGCCCGGTGATTGACGCCCAGGCCCGGGGAAAGCTGCAGGCACATGTTGAGCATTACCGTCAGCTAGGCCGGGTTCTGGCCGAAACCAAGGTACCTGCGGCATGGTCACAGGGTGACTTCGTGGCACCTGTGGCTATCCGGCTGGACAGCATAGATGAGCTGACCAGCGAGCATTTTGGCCCGGTGCTGCATATCGTTCGTTACGCCTCGACCGATGTCATGCAGGTGGTCGAGAGCATCAACCGTAGCGGATTTGGTCTGACCTTCGGCATTCAGAGCCGCAATGAAGGTTTTGCTGCCGACATAGATAAACGCATTCGTGTGGGCAATGTGTATATCAATCGTAATATGATTGGTGCTGTTGTGGGCGTTCAGCCCTTTGGTGGCATGGGGCTTTCCGGTACGGGCCCCAAGGCAGGCGGACCGCATTACCTGCTGCGTTTTGTCACTGAGCGAACCCGTACCATCAATACTGCGGCGATAGGTGGCAATGCCAGCCTGCTGGCGCAGGGCGATGACTGAGCAAGGAGCAATTTCAATGCTGGATAACAACAATAACTCCGACCCCGCCTGCGGGGCCTCCCCACAGCAGAGGGCATTCCCATGACCGAACAATCCTTTCAGCTGGTCGCCATCGGCCTGTACTTCCTGACGATGCTGGGCATCGGCTATTACGCCTATCGCCAGACCACCGACCTGGATGACTATATGCTGGCCGGCCGCAAACTCTCTCCGGGTGTCGCGGCACTGTCCGCCGGTGCATCAGACATGTCCGGCTGGCTGTTGATGGGTCTGCCGGGGGCCATTTACGCCTCGGGCCTGGTGGAAGCCTGGATCGCCATCGGCCTGACCATCGGTGCCTATCTCAACTGGCGTTTCGTGGCACCGCGGCTGCGCTCCTACACGGAAGTCTCCAACAACTCGATCACCGTGCCGAGCTTCATGGAGAACCGTTTCAAGGACAAGACCCGTCTGCTGCGTATCGCCTCCGGCGTCATCATTCTGGTGTTCTTCACCTTCTATGTGTCATCAGGGATGGTCGCTGGCGGGGTGTTCTTCGAGGCGTCGTTCAATACCCCGTACCTGTTCGGCATGCTGCTGGTATCCGGGATCACCCTGACCTACACGCTGTTCGGTGGTTTTCTCGGCGCTTCGCTGACCGACGTGGTGCAGGGGTTGTTGATGCTGGCTGCGCTGATCATAGTGCCGGTGCTCACCGTCATCGGCATGGGCGGCCTGGGTGAGACGATCGACGCCATCCACGCTGCGGATGCCGCCCACAACCTGGCCAATCCGGGTGACGAACTGCACCGCACCTCGCTGTTGTTCGGCGGCAGCCTGCTGGCCATCATCTCGGCCGCTTCCTGGGGGCTGGGCTACTTCGGCCAGCCGCACATCATCGTGCGCTTCATGGCCCTGCGTTCTTCGGCGGATGCCAAGGCCGGTCGCCGCATCGGTATCGGCTGGATGATTCTGGTGGCCAGCGGCGCGGTCTTCACCGGCCTGATCGGTGTTGGCTATTTCCACACCAGCAACGAGGTTCTGGATAACCCGGAAACCGTGTTCCTGCTGCTGTCGCAGATTCTGTTCCACCCGCTGGTAGCCGGCTTGGTATTGGCAGCGGTACTGGCGGCGATCATGTCGACGGTTTCTTCACAGCTGATCGTCTGCTCCTCGGCACTGGTTGAAGACCTGTACAAGATCTTCGGCAAGGACCTGACCGCACTGCAACAGGTTCGTCTGGGTCGTCTGGGGGTACTGACGGTCGCGGTGATCGCCGCACTGCTGGCCATTGACCCACGCTCCAACATTCTTGGCCTGGTGGCCTTCGCCTGGGCAGGATTTGGCGCGGCCTTCGGCCCGATCATCCTGCTGTCGCTGTTCTGGCGCAAACTCACCGCAATGGGCGCGCTGGCCGGCATGATCACCGGTGCGGTGGTAGTGGGTATCTGGGGCAACATCGCCAGCCTGCAGGCGCTGATGTACGAGATCGTGCCCGGCTTCCTGGCCTGTACAGTGGTCGCCATTGTTGTTTCCCTGCTGATCAAGACACCTCACGACGAGGAAATTCAGGCAGAGTTCGACACCATGGAATCCCAGCACTAAGCAGGTAACATGTACTACCTATAGCGGCGCCTGCGGGCGCCGCTATCGTTTCCCGACAGACACACCGAACCAGGAGAGCAAGATGAGCACCGACCGCTACCAGAAGGGCATGGACAAACTGAAGGAACTGACAGTTGCCGACGCCAACAGCCCGACCGGGCATATGGAAGTAGGCGAAAGCTTCAAGGATATTGCTCCTGATCTGACCAAACTGGTGGTGGAGTTCGCCTTTGGCGACATCTATGCCCGCCCGGGTCTGGATAACAAACAGAAAGTGCTGACCACCATTTCCGCACTGGTAGCACAGGGTACACCGCAGATTGGCATGCATGTGATTACCGGTCTGAACGTGGGGCTGACGGCGGATGAGATTGCCGGGTGCATCATGCACCTGATTCCCTACGTGGGCTTCCCCCGGGCGCTGAATGCGCTGAAGGTGGCGCAGGAGGTGTTTGCCGAGCAGGGGGTGAGTGTTACACCGCAGGATTGAGGTCGTGGAGGGCCGGGTTCCATCCCGGCCGGTTGGGGTGCGGCGGAAGAGCTGTGTCGAGATGGAACTCGACACTCCATACCTGCCCGGCTCGATGCTTTTCGTTCCCGGGAGGGGGACACCCGTGCTTTCCGCGAGTGGTGCTCCCGGTGGTCAGCCCGGGAACAACAGGGGGTTGAGGCCGCTGCGTCCGAAGCCTTCCTGTTCCATTTCCGCATCCAGTGCCAGCGAGGCCAGGTCGTCGGCGACGACTTCCTGGTGCTTTGCACGGTCGAGGTGGAGGACCTTCAGGTAGCTGTTGCAGTCCCCGCAGCTCTCTGCCTTGAGCGGCGCTTCGCGGGTTTCCAGTGACCAGTATTCCAGCTTCTCGCTCTGCTCGCAGTTGCTGCACTTGATCCGCACCATATGCCAGCGGCTTTCGCACAGGCCGCAATGCAGGTAACGCAATCCGGCCTGGTCGCCACCCAATATCACGCTGGCACTGGGTGCGCTGGCACAGACCGGGCAGAACTGGCGCTGCTCACCCAGCTCGGCGACGGCTTCGAAGGGCAAGCGTGCGGCAAGCTGAATCCAGTACAGCGACAGCGCACTCCACAACAACAGCGCACGGCCACTGCCGACCTCGGCAAAGTTGCCGGCCAGCAGGTAACCGGCCCACTGCTCCAGCTGTGCGGCACTGCTGCCCTGCAGCTCGTCGAGTACCGCCAAGGTCTCGGGGTTGGCCTCGGCGCGCAGCTTGTCGATCAGTAGCCCCAGCGCCTGCTGCCAGTAGGCATCCCGCTGCAGCTTGTTCCAGGCCAGGGGAGCCTGACCGTCGATCAGCTCGATACGGGCGTTGGCCGTATCCGGCAGGGGCAGTTCATCGATGACCTGCTGCTGGGCGGCAACCAGTGCGGCGGTGAACTGCAGGTAGTCGCCCATGACATGCTCTTTGGCCAGGACCCCGAGCCGCTCGGCCCGGGCCTGATAGTGCTGGTTGAGCTGGGGCAGCAGCAGCGGGGCGATGTGTTTCACACCACCGGTAGGCTCCTGCACCGGTACCAGTTTGATACTGCTCATGAGCGTTCCTTTCTGGCGCTGTCACCGGTGACCTGGCGATACCAGCGTGGATGGTGGGTACGCGCCCACTTACGGCTGACGTAGCCGCTGGACATGCTGTCAACCGAGCCCTTGACCCAGAACGCCAGGTAGATATGGCCGATGATCAGCAACATCAGCAGCACACCGGCAAGGGCGTGGACAAACAGACCGATGCGAATCAGTGGAATGGAGAACAGCGGCGCAAACCAGGGCCGCCAGATCACCACGCCGCTGATCAGCAGCACGCTGATCAAGCCCATGATGCCCCAGAACAGCAGCTTCTGGCCGGCGTTGTACTTGCCGGTATCCAGTTCTTCGACATGCTCGCCCTTCGCTACCTTGCCAACGTTGGCGAACCATTTGCCGTCGCCTTTTTCAGGCAGGTTGTGACCAACCAGACGGAAGAACATGTACAGCAGGAACACAAAGATCGCCACACCCAGGAAGGGGTGCAGGATACGCGCCAGCTGGGGGCCGCCCAGCAGGTTGTTCAGCCAGTTCAGTGACGGGAAGAACCACGACAGGCCGGACATGGCGACAAAGAAGAAACAGATCACCATCAGCCAGTGGCAGATACGCACCGTGTAAGGGGTACGTAGAAGGCTAGTGCGCTTATTCATGCCTTGGTCTCCTCGTCATCCGTTTCATCTTCATCCACCGTCTGCGCGCCCACGCCCACATAGTGGAACAGGGTGCCACCGAGGGTCGCGAGGAAGGCGATGGCAGCCACGGGCTTGAGCCAGCCCTTCCAGCCATGAATGGCGCTGCTGATACGCGGGTCGGTAGGCAGCTTGTGATACAGCTCCGGTTTGTCGGCATGCTGCAGTACGTAGACTACGTGCGTACCGCCGACGCCTGCTGGATCATAGATACCGGCACCGGCAAAGCCCCTACCCTTGAGCTCGTCAACCCGCTCCTCACCGTAGTGCAGCATGTCTTCCTTGCTGCCAAAACGGATAGCACCGGTCGGACAGGTCTTGACGCAGGCCGGCTCTTGGCCGACAGCGACACGATCGGAACACAGAGTGCACTTGTAGGCCTTGTTGTCCTGCTTGCTGATGCGCGGCACATCGAAGGGACAACCAGCAATGCAGTAGCCGCAGCCAATGCAGTGTTCAGAAATGAAGTCGACGATGCCATTGGCGTGCTGCACGATGGCCCCCGGCTGCGGGCAGGCGGTGAGACAGCCCGGCTCGGCGCAGTGCATGCAGCCGTCCTTGCGGATCAGCCATTCGAGCTTGCCCGATTCCTCGTTCTCATACTCGTCGAAGCGCATCAGCGTCCAGGTGTCTGCCGACAGGTCCCGGGGGTTGTCGTAGACACCGACGTTCTCGCCGACTTCGTCGCGCAGGTCGTTCCATTCACTGCAGGCCACCTGACAGGCCTTGCAGCCGATACAGGTGGTCACGTCGATCAGCTTGGCGACTTCCATCTTCTTGTCACGCACCTGGGCGGCGGGTGTCAGACCGTTGGTGGCAGAGCGCCGGATGATATCCTGAGATTGCATAGACATGAGTTCGCTCCCTTAAGCCTTTTCCAAGTTGACAAGGAAGGCCTTGTATTCCGGGGTATTGCTGTTTGCATCCCCCACGCCCGGGCTCAGTGTGTTGGCCAGGAAGCCCTTCTTGGTTGCGCCTTCATATCCCCAGTGACAGGGTATGCCGATCTGATGAATTTCCTGCCCGTCCACCTGCAGCGCACGGATGCGCTTGGTCACCACTGCCTTGCCTTTGATGTAGCCGCGCTTGCTGCTGAGCTTGACCGTGTCGCCGTTGACGATGCCTTTCTCCTTCGCCAGCTTTTCGCCGATCTCGACGAACTGCTCGGGCTGGACGATGGCGTTGAGCTTGGCGAACTTGGTCCAGTGGCGGAACAGCTCGGTGATCGAATAGGTCGTCGCTACATAGGGGAAGTCCTCCCGGCTCCCCATGCGCGCCGCGTCGTCAGCCAGCAGACGCATGGTCGGGTTGGTACTGTCCCTGCGATTACGGTGCAGCGGGTTGGACGCCAGCGGCGACTCGACCGGCTCGTAGTGCTCGGGGAAAGGCCCTTCGTTCAGACCGACACCGGCAAACAGCCGTCCGACACCCTCGGGCAACATGATGAACGGTCCGGCGTCGTGGCCTGGCGGCAGGGTCGCGCCGTAGTCCGGCACGTCACTGCCGACCCAGCGGCTGCCGTTCCATTCCATGATCTTGCGTTTCGGATCCCAGGGCTTGCCCTGCGGGTCAGCCGAGGCACGGTTGTACAGGATGCGGCGGTTCTGCGGCCAGGCAAAGGCCCAGCCCGGCGTGCAACCCAGTCCGGTATCGGTGTTGTCCCGGCGGGCCATCATGTTGCCTTCCTCGGTCCAGGAGCCGGTGAACACCCAGCAATAACTGGAGGTCGAGCCGTCGTCGCGCAGCAGGGAGAAGTCGGACAGCAGCTCGCCCTTGCGGGCCAGCAGCTTGCCATCGTCATCATACAGATCCTGCAGGGCGTAGCCGTTGGCGCGCTTGGCGACCTCTTCCGGTTGCGGATCGCGCGGGTTGGCAAAATTCCAGTTCATGTTGAGGATCGGCTCGGGACAGACACCGCCCTCCTCCACGTACAGGTCGCGCACCGCCATGAAGAGATGCCCGAGGATCTTGCCGTCGTGCCAGGCTTCGCCCGGCGGCTCGGCACCAGCGAAGTGCCACTGCAGCCAGCGGCCGGAGTTGACGATGGCGCCGTTCTCTTCGGCAAAGCAGGACGAGGGCAGACGGAAGACTTCGGTCTGGATGCTGGCGGTGTCCACGTCGTTGAACTCGCCGTGGTTCTGCCAGAAGGTCGAGGTCTCGGTGGGCAGCGGATCGATCACCACCATCCACTTGAGCTTCGACATGGCCGCGATGCCCTTGTTCTTGTCCGGCATGGCGGCGATCGGGTTGAAACCCTGGACGATGTAGCCGTTGACCTTACCTTCGCGCATGCGGTCGGTCATGCTGAGCATGTCGTATTCCTGGTCCCACTTGGGTAGCCAGTCGAAACCCCAGCTGTTTTCCGCTGTGGCCTTGTCGCCCCAGAGGTCCTTCATCAGGCTGGTAAAGAAACTCGGGATGTTCTTGTAGTAGTTGACCTGTTCTTCCTGCAGGGCCACCGGCGTGGTCTGCTCCAGGTAGGTCTTGAGGTCGGTCTGCTGGTCGGTCGGCAGGTTCATGTAGCCCGGCAGGCGGATCGACAGCAGCCCCAGGTCGGTATACCCCTGGATGTTGGAGTGACCGCGCAGGGCGTTGATGCCGCCACCGGCCATGCCGATGTTGCCCAGCAGCAGCTGAATCATGGCCGCGCCACGGATCATCTGCGCGCCGCTGGTGTGCTGGGTCCAGCCCAGCGCATAGAGGAAGGTCGCGGTCTTGTCCCGGGCGCTGGTCTCGCCGAGAATCCGGCAGATTTCAAGGAAGTCTTCCTTGGGCGTACCGCAGATGCTGGTGACCATCTCAGGTGTGTAGCGGCTGACGTGCTGCTTGAGCAGATTCAGCACGCAGCGCGGGTGCTGCAGCGTCAGGTCGCGTTTGGCATGGCCATTCTCGTCCAGCTCGTAGCCCCAGCTGGTACGGTCGTACTTTTTCACCGACTCGTCGTAGCCGCTGAAGATGCCCTCGTCGAAACGGAAGTCCTCGCTGATGATCAGGCTGGCGTTGGTGTAATGCCTGACGTATTCATGCTGGATCTTGTCGTTGAGCAGCAGGTAATTGACTACGCCCATGAGGAAGGCGACGTCGGAGCCGGCACGGATCGGCGAATACATGTCGGCCACTGCGGCACTGCGGTTGAAGCGCGGGTCAACCACGATCAGCTTGGCGCCGTTGCGCACCTTGGCCTCGATCGCCCACTTGAAGCCGACCGGGTGCGCCTCGGCGGGGTTGCCGCCCATGACCAGCACCACGTTGGCGTTCTTGATGTCGACCCAGTTGTTGGTCATGGCTCCGCGGCCGAAGCTTGGTGCCAGCGCCGATACCGTCGGGCCGTGGCACAGGCGTGCCTGGCAGTCCATGCCCAGCAGACCCAGCGCACGACTGAAATAGAAGTCGAGCATGC
Above is a genomic segment from Halopseudomonas litoralis containing:
- the fdnG gene encoding formate dehydrogenase-N subunit alpha, with translation MELGRRQFFKLCAAGAATASAATLGFAPSVAQAAQPRQYKLLRAKETRNNCTYCSVGCGVLMYSLGDGAKNAKERIFHIEGDPDHPVSRGSLCPKGAGLIDYIHSEHRLQYPEYRAPGSDKWERISWDKAIKRIARLIKDDRDANFIEKNEQGTTVNRLLTTGMLASSAASNETGMLDFYFSRALGLLGMDCQARLCHGPTVSALAPSFGRGAMTNNWVDIKNANVVLVMGGNPAEAHPVGFKWAIEAKVRNGAKLIVVDPRFNRSAAVADMYSPIRAGSDVAFLMGVVNYLLLNDKIQHEYVRHYTNASLIISEDFRFDEGIFSGYDESVKKYDRTSWGYELDENGHAKRDLTLQHPRCVLNLLKQHVSRYTPEMVTSICGTPKEDFLEICRILGETSARDKTATFLYALGWTQHTSGAQMIRGAAMIQLLLGNIGMAGGGINALRGHSNIQGYTDLGLLSIRLPGYMNLPTDQQTDLKTYLEQTTPVALQEEQVNYYKNIPSFFTSLMKDLWGDKATAENSWGFDWLPKWDQEYDMLSMTDRMREGKVNGYIVQGFNPIAAMPDKNKGIAAMSKLKWMVVIDPLPTETSTFWQNHGEFNDVDTASIQTEVFRLPSSCFAEENGAIVNSGRWLQWHFAGAEPPGEAWHDGKILGHLFMAVRDLYVEEGGVCPEPILNMNWNFANPRDPQPEEVAKRANGYALQDLYDDDGKLLARKGELLSDFSLLRDDGSTSSYCWVFTGSWTEEGNMMARRDNTDTGLGCTPGWAFAWPQNRRILYNRASADPQGKPWDPKRKIMEWNGSRWVGSDVPDYGATLPPGHDAGPFIMLPEGVGRLFAGVGLNEGPFPEHYEPVESPLASNPLHRNRRDSTNPTMRLLADDAARMGSREDFPYVATTYSITELFRHWTKFAKLNAIVQPEQFVEIGEKLAKEKGIVNGDTVKLSSKRGYIKGKAVVTKRIRALQVDGQEIHQIGIPCHWGYEGATKKGFLANTLSPGVGDANSNTPEYKAFLVNLEKA